The following coding sequences lie in one Maribacter forsetii DSM 18668 genomic window:
- a CDS encoding NUDIX hydrolase: MKGAKNKKFIPNLSYDCVIFGFNGINLKILILEYHNTGLFALPGGYIKKNQSVQDAVNKGVEERTGLKNVFLDQFQIFGKLDRTDPAATRRILKANNKNIEKNEWMMDRFITVGHYALINYEDVNPKPDHLSDSIDWYDINSVPKLMMDHNEIVDAALEVLRNNISEKIIGMNLLPSKFTMKQLQQVFEAILDQTLRRTSFQRKMLSMDILERHEKLFEGKAHKAPYLYSFK; encoded by the coding sequence ATGAAAGGTGCCAAAAATAAGAAATTCATTCCCAACCTTTCTTACGACTGTGTAATTTTTGGGTTTAATGGCATTAACTTAAAAATTCTTATTCTAGAATATCACAACACTGGTTTATTTGCACTTCCGGGGGGTTATATCAAAAAAAACCAGAGCGTACAAGATGCGGTAAATAAGGGAGTAGAAGAACGCACAGGATTAAAAAATGTATTCTTGGACCAATTTCAAATTTTCGGGAAATTAGACAGAACGGATCCCGCAGCTACGCGTCGAATTTTAAAAGCAAATAATAAAAATATAGAGAAGAACGAATGGATGATGGACCGCTTTATAACAGTTGGTCATTATGCGCTTATTAACTATGAAGATGTGAATCCTAAACCCGATCATCTTTCTGATAGTATTGATTGGTACGATATCAATAGCGTACCAAAACTAATGATGGATCATAACGAGATCGTAGATGCCGCTCTTGAGGTGCTGCGTAATAATATAAGCGAAAAGATAATAGGAATGAACCTGCTTCCTTCGAAATTTACAATGAAGCAATTGCAACAAGTCTTTGAGGCTATTTTAGATCAAACACTAAGGCGCACTAGTTTTCAACGAAAAATGCTGTCCATGGATATTTTAGAGCGACATGAAAAGCTTTTTGAAGGCAAGGCGCACAAAGCTCCTTACCTATATAGCTTTAAATAA
- a CDS encoding endonuclease domain-containing protein: MRKIIPYNPNLVELAKTLRNNMTLGEIALWREIKGKKLGQKFSRQIPVDQYIVDFYCKDLQLAIEVDGSIHFEEGHEEKDKKRQARLESLGVHMLRFSDTDVKNNLGFVLEEIKVIIEKLEQIRTHP, translated from the coding sequence ATGAGAAAGATAATTCCATATAACCCAAATTTAGTTGAACTCGCTAAAACATTAAGAAATAACATGACCCTAGGTGAAATCGCGCTATGGCGAGAGATAAAAGGTAAAAAGCTAGGTCAAAAATTTAGCAGACAAATTCCTGTCGATCAATATATAGTTGATTTTTATTGCAAAGATCTTCAGCTCGCAATAGAAGTAGATGGCAGTATTCATTTTGAAGAAGGACATGAAGAAAAAGATAAGAAACGGCAAGCACGCTTAGAATCTTTAGGTGTACATATGCTCAGGTTTTCAGATACTGATGTGAAGAATAATTTGGGTTTTGTTTTAGAAGAGATTAAAGTAATAATTGAGAAATTAGAACAAATAAGAACCCACCCCTAG
- a CDS encoding membrane protein codes for MKMTTSLRMRIIHRYLGFFLAGIMAMYSISGIIMIYRNTDFLKSEKIIEKQLKPNLKTAELSGALRIKGGVKPQKTEGDVVYFKQGEYNTATGMATIKKMELPFILDKMEHLHKATTNSPVYFLNIFFGLSLLFFVVSSFWMFMPKTTVFKKGLYFSLGGIVLTIILLFV; via the coding sequence ATGAAAATGACCACAAGTTTACGCATGAGAATTATACACAGATACCTAGGCTTCTTTTTAGCCGGTATCATGGCGATGTACTCCATTAGCGGAATTATAATGATCTATAGAAATACAGATTTTCTAAAAAGTGAAAAGATCATAGAAAAACAATTAAAACCTAATTTAAAAACTGCTGAACTTAGTGGAGCATTGCGAATTAAAGGCGGTGTAAAACCTCAAAAAACCGAAGGTGATGTTGTTTACTTTAAGCAAGGCGAATACAATACCGCAACAGGTATGGCGACCATTAAAAAAATGGAGCTTCCTTTTATTTTGGATAAGATGGAACACTTACATAAAGCAACTACGAATAGCCCCGTATATTTTCTGAACATATTTTTCGGACTTTCACTATTATTTTTCGTGGTGTCTTCCTTTTGGATGTTCATGCCTAAAACTACTGTATTTAAAAAAGGATTATACTTTTCACTTGGTGGTATCGTTCTAACCATTATTTTGCTGTTCGTGTAA
- the ablB gene encoding putative beta-lysine N-acetyltransferase, which produces MFETIENIDGALVYHGNMHKRIYFSEAENVDLDNLLLKMKDLAKKKRYEKILGKASEKGVDVLKSKGFTVEAKIPGLYNGTIDGYFLAEYPNEERHVNDEKSIKTIATVKTIAQAANKPNTDSFFQMPENLKIKELSATDFHTLEDLHKKAYKYHPHQIKKADYFSKLKDLNHQFYGLFQDGELLVSAILAVNENESNVEIVDFVTHPDYRGQNLSYFLVQDIKNKMDKLGCKTIYTMVRSTSYGLNITFSKHGFILAGTLTNNCLVRDAMESMNVWYFKRS; this is translated from the coding sequence ATGTTCGAAACAATTGAAAACATAGACGGTGCATTGGTCTATCATGGCAATATGCATAAACGCATCTATTTTTCTGAAGCTGAAAATGTTGATTTAGACAATCTGCTTCTAAAAATGAAAGACCTTGCCAAAAAGAAGCGTTATGAAAAAATTCTGGGCAAGGCATCTGAAAAAGGTGTAGACGTGTTAAAATCAAAGGGGTTTACGGTAGAAGCTAAAATACCCGGACTTTATAATGGTACTATTGATGGTTATTTTCTTGCAGAATACCCCAATGAAGAGCGTCATGTAAATGATGAAAAAAGTATAAAGACGATTGCTACGGTTAAAACCATAGCGCAAGCTGCCAATAAACCGAACACAGATTCTTTTTTTCAAATGCCCGAGAATCTGAAAATCAAAGAGCTTTCTGCTACAGATTTTCATACCCTTGAAGATTTGCACAAGAAAGCCTATAAATATCACCCGCATCAAATTAAAAAGGCGGATTATTTTTCTAAGCTGAAAGATTTAAACCATCAGTTTTATGGACTCTTTCAGGATGGCGAATTACTGGTATCGGCCATTCTTGCTGTAAATGAAAATGAGTCGAATGTAGAAATCGTTGATTTTGTGACACATCCAGATTACAGAGGTCAGAACCTTTCGTATTTCTTAGTACAAGACATTAAGAACAAGATGGATAAACTAGGGTGTAAAACTATTTATACAATGGTAAGATCAACTTCATACGGACTCAATATTACATTCAGCAAACATGGTTTTATTTTAGCAGGCACATTAACAAACAATTGTTTGGTGAGAGATGCCATGGAAAGTATGAACGTTTGGTACTTTAAAAGAAGCTAG
- a CDS encoding serine hydrolase: MKSSHHKSIKTLLLCFLALLFTGTMAFGQTNAEQIDELLKEYLAYNKFNGSALVAKDGKVIFKKGYGMANMEWDIPNSPNTKHRLGSVTKQFTAMLILQLAAEGKLDLQVPITTYLPEYPKENGDKITTHHLLTHTSGIPNYTSFPNFFEDVSRDPYTPEKFIKKFQDMELEFNPGEKFNYSNSGYFLLGVLIEKLSGKTYEEMLDEKIFFPLGMKESGFDHHSDILKNRATGYENNGNGFINSPYLDMSIPYAAGSLYATVEDLYLWDQALYTNKLLSQEYMDMYFKPHIPAFGSFHYAYGWMVGNEALGNTTDSIAVITHGGGINGFNTQISRQLSDKSLIVLLNNTGGAPLGKITQSILGIINDKSYDHPKTPLASKLLEIIETKGIDAGVAYFEKNKDNKDFDVNENEMNQTGYQLLGSNKIKEAIQVFKLNVDAYPKSANVYDSYAEALMKSGDNKGAIENYTKAAEMNPGNENAIDMLTKLGVDTSNLTKEFEVPEALLESYIGVYELMPTFKITITKEGKQLKAQATGQQMLDILAKSNDTFYLKEVAAQIQFFKDENGAIESLTLFQNGQEMNGKKVE, from the coding sequence ATGAAATCATCGCATCACAAATCAATCAAGACACTTCTTTTATGCTTTTTAGCATTATTATTTACGGGCACCATGGCATTTGGCCAAACGAACGCCGAACAGATAGATGAGCTTTTAAAGGAATATCTAGCCTATAATAAATTCAATGGTTCTGCTCTAGTTGCCAAAGATGGAAAGGTCATTTTCAAAAAAGGATATGGAATGGCGAATATGGAATGGGATATTCCCAACAGCCCCAATACCAAACATCGCCTAGGTTCTGTGACCAAACAATTTACCGCCATGCTTATTCTACAATTGGCAGCAGAAGGTAAACTAGATTTACAGGTACCTATTACTACCTACTTACCAGAGTACCCAAAAGAAAACGGAGACAAAATTACCACCCATCATTTATTAACCCATACTTCTGGTATACCGAACTACACGTCATTTCCCAATTTTTTCGAAGACGTAAGTAGAGACCCATACACCCCAGAAAAGTTTATCAAAAAGTTTCAAGATATGGAGCTAGAGTTTAATCCCGGCGAAAAGTTCAATTACAGCAACTCCGGTTATTTTTTATTGGGAGTACTTATTGAAAAACTATCCGGTAAAACGTATGAAGAAATGCTAGACGAGAAGATATTTTTTCCATTAGGCATGAAGGAATCCGGATTCGATCATCATTCAGACATCCTAAAAAATAGAGCTACAGGTTATGAGAATAATGGAAACGGATTTATCAATTCCCCTTACCTAGATATGTCTATTCCGTATGCTGCAGGCTCGCTATACGCTACCGTAGAAGATTTATACCTGTGGGACCAAGCATTGTATACCAATAAATTATTATCCCAAGAATATATGGATATGTATTTTAAACCACATATACCCGCTTTCGGCAGTTTTCATTATGCCTACGGCTGGATGGTTGGTAATGAAGCCCTAGGTAACACAACCGATAGTATAGCAGTAATTACCCATGGTGGCGGTATTAACGGATTCAATACACAAATTTCAAGACAGCTTTCAGACAAGTCATTGATTGTGCTTTTAAATAATACCGGTGGTGCCCCATTAGGTAAAATCACACAATCGATTCTTGGTATTATAAACGATAAAAGTTATGACCACCCTAAAACTCCATTGGCATCTAAACTTTTAGAGATCATAGAAACGAAAGGTATTGATGCAGGGGTTGCGTATTTTGAAAAGAATAAGGACAACAAAGATTTTGATGTCAATGAAAATGAGATGAACCAAACGGGATATCAACTATTAGGATCTAACAAAATCAAAGAAGCAATTCAAGTTTTTAAACTGAACGTAGACGCGTATCCAAAATCTGCCAATGTATATGATAGTTATGCCGAAGCATTAATGAAATCTGGAGATAACAAAGGTGCAATAGAGAACTACACAAAAGCAGCAGAAATGAATCCTGGTAATGAAAATGCCATAGACATGCTTACAAAATTAGGTGTCGATACCAGTAACTTAACAAAAGAGTTCGAAGTACCAGAGGCACTATTAGAAAGCTACATAGGTGTCTATGAATTAATGCCCACTTTTAAAATTACCATAACCAAAGAAGGCAAGCAATTAAAAGCACAAGCAACAGGGCAGCAGATGTTGGATATTCTCGCCAAATCGAACGATACTTTTTACTTAAAAGAAGTTGCTGCTCAAATTCAGTTTTTTAAAGATGAAAACGGAGCAATTGAAAGTTTAACTCTATTTCAAAACGGGCAAGAAATGAATGGTAAGAAGGTGGAATAG
- a CDS encoding metal-dependent hydrolase family protein, producing MKQLLSLLLLLTATLSAIAQSKLIKADSYLDVRTGKLISPANLLIENGTIKSINAKVLPEGVETVDLMGKILLPGLMDMHVHLDGDFRGSWDYVYKESASQGTVRAVVNAEKTLMAGFTTIRSIGQLHITPELIDVAVSEASDKGMIAAPRIIPSGHMISISGGHGDISLGLAEGLVTVGPNDGIINGKYDAIEAVRYQIKHGAKFIKMHATAGVLSMEDAIGAQQLSNEEMKTIVDEAARHHIKVAAHAHGTEGIKEAIKAGVYSIEHGSIIDDEGIQLMKENGVYLVPTRGLATIIEPMIDKMDPVMAGKANYVMPIAKQNLTKAIKADVKIAFGTDTPIIPHGKNAIEFAALIDCGMSTKEAIKTATTNSAEMLGLTDRGEVKEGLLADIIAVDANPINDISTLENVKFVMKDGVIYKNEK from the coding sequence ATGAAACAATTGTTATCCCTCCTTCTCCTTTTAACAGCGACATTATCCGCAATTGCACAATCAAAACTGATTAAAGCAGATTCGTACTTAGATGTCAGAACCGGAAAATTAATTTCTCCGGCTAATCTGCTTATCGAAAATGGAACCATAAAATCTATTAATGCAAAGGTATTGCCGGAAGGTGTTGAAACTGTAGACTTAATGGGTAAAATACTATTACCGGGTCTTATGGATATGCACGTGCATTTAGATGGCGATTTTAGAGGTAGCTGGGACTATGTCTATAAGGAAAGTGCTAGTCAAGGTACTGTAAGGGCTGTGGTCAACGCAGAAAAAACGTTAATGGCCGGTTTCACTACCATAAGAAGCATAGGGCAATTACATATTACACCTGAGCTTATTGATGTTGCCGTTTCTGAAGCTTCTGATAAAGGGATGATAGCCGCACCTAGAATTATCCCATCGGGACATATGATTTCTATAAGTGGCGGACACGGAGATATTTCTTTGGGGCTGGCAGAAGGTTTAGTTACCGTTGGTCCAAATGACGGAATCATCAACGGAAAATATGATGCCATCGAAGCGGTACGCTATCAAATTAAGCACGGTGCCAAATTCATTAAAATGCATGCTACAGCAGGCGTACTTTCTATGGAAGATGCCATTGGCGCACAACAGCTAAGTAATGAAGAAATGAAGACCATTGTAGATGAAGCTGCAAGACACCATATAAAAGTTGCTGCACACGCACATGGTACCGAAGGTATCAAAGAAGCTATAAAAGCTGGTGTGTATTCTATTGAGCACGGATCTATTATTGATGATGAAGGTATTCAGTTAATGAAAGAAAATGGTGTTTACCTAGTACCAACGAGAGGGCTCGCTACCATAATTGAGCCTATGATAGACAAAATGGATCCTGTTATGGCCGGCAAAGCAAACTATGTAATGCCTATAGCTAAACAAAATCTTACAAAAGCTATTAAAGCAGATGTAAAAATTGCCTTTGGTACAGATACCCCGATCATACCTCATGGTAAAAATGCCATTGAATTCGCAGCATTAATTGACTGTGGTATGAGTACTAAAGAAGCAATTAAAACGGCTACTACCAATAGTGCAGAAATGCTAGGGCTTACTGATCGTGGTGAAGTAAAAGAAGGTTTACTGGCAGATATTATTGCCGTAGATGCTAACCCTATAAATGATATTTCCACTTTAGAGAATGTAAAATTTGTTATGAAAGACGGAGTCATTTATAAGAATGAAAAGTAA
- a CDS encoding sugar phosphate isomerase/epimerase family protein: MKISTNNFFKCSVIALFMLGTVTTYAQKKFGGLALYTVRDDMGTNAKATLQAVSDAGYKNIEAAGYEDGKYYGMTPADFKGLLKSLKLKPISTHQSAVTLDNADKMMADAKSAGFKYFVVPIPPMGMFTFNEEDRTMGMTGTVEDLAKILTTLGEKANKAGLKLLYHNHDFEFKKNDAGIVPIDYLLENIDPKLLNFQMDLYWVTKAGANPIAYFNKYPGRFKIWHVKDMDEQGRFAPVGTGSIGFKNILANKELSGMKYYMVEQDMTFDGLKPLEAIKISHEGIKEIGFK; encoded by the coding sequence ATGAAAATTTCAACTAACAACTTTTTTAAATGCTCCGTAATTGCCCTTTTTATGCTGGGGACGGTTACTACCTACGCCCAAAAGAAATTTGGCGGATTGGCACTATACACCGTCAGAGACGATATGGGTACCAATGCCAAAGCAACCTTACAAGCTGTATCTGATGCCGGCTACAAGAATATTGAAGCGGCAGGTTATGAAGATGGCAAGTATTATGGTATGACTCCGGCTGATTTCAAGGGTTTATTAAAATCCTTAAAACTAAAGCCAATTAGTACACACCAAAGTGCAGTTACTCTTGACAATGCCGATAAAATGATGGCAGACGCAAAATCTGCAGGTTTTAAATATTTTGTAGTGCCTATTCCGCCAATGGGTATGTTCACCTTCAATGAAGAAGATAGAACAATGGGCATGACAGGTACGGTAGAAGATTTAGCTAAAATTTTAACCACTTTAGGTGAAAAAGCTAATAAGGCAGGATTAAAGTTATTGTACCATAATCATGATTTTGAATTCAAGAAAAATGATGCAGGTATCGTTCCAATAGATTACTTGTTAGAAAATATAGATCCTAAATTATTGAACTTTCAGATGGATTTATATTGGGTTACCAAAGCAGGTGCCAACCCTATTGCTTATTTCAACAAATATCCAGGTCGTTTTAAAATATGGCACGTAAAAGATATGGATGAGCAAGGTAGATTCGCACCAGTGGGTACAGGTTCTATAGGCTTTAAAAATATCCTAGCTAACAAAGAGCTTTCTGGAATGAAATATTATATGGTTGAACAGGATATGACTTTCGACGGATTAAAACCCTTAGAGGCTATTAAAATAAGTCATGAAGGCATTAAAGAAATAGGTTTCAAATAA